In the Ictalurus punctatus breed USDA103 chromosome 7, Coco_2.0, whole genome shotgun sequence genome, one interval contains:
- the snapc2 gene encoding snRNA-activating protein complex subunit 2 isoform X2, translating to MKPPSRRRITPSRFLELKRTEPVSRFRPGCHRMEQRSLLCALKQQNRLNSELDFLALRKKVPKWSLFQIQNMIKFLRKCVVQRVYLQVKKQRYEEQKSKVPTELWAELAQKMAGVHEETISSAFSQMLVIASTEPCSLRLSDPPRTTDIQSPLASGLRTIPLRPMPKSHAGLPPPVIILSGRACKTPESHGKDPTSNPSGQSTTVTSPSSTAEEEHNTDQPDKQPESGQSEQAWQYRPMGMKNVVDFEKIYQFMSNIILKKHAQPLTAMESAVLLDLLMSLPEELPLLDCKELQHHLLQVHARLNTPAVSLTTDQGPAVANSASIRVTDQQTSRAEPHAKGPDVSLQTQSVHSTGEESVQTGAVTEQVNVTESPLAADDLPGKSSPIKLSKEKGDWTTAGLCPLNPFMVPVALLKRQ from the exons ATGAAGCCTCCATCCCGTCGCCGGATCACACCATCTCGTTTCTTAGAATTAAAGAGGACTGAACCAGTAAGCAGGTTTCGTCCTGGGTGTCATCGAATGGAGCAGAGGAGCCTCCTATGTGCCCTGAAACAACAGAACAGGTTAAATTCAGAATTAGATTTTTTGGCACTTCGAAAGAAAGTTCCCAAATGGTCTCTGTTTCAG ATACAGAACATGATAAAGTTTTTAAGGAAGTGTGTGGTGCAGCGGGTGTATCTGCAGGTCAAAAAACAGAGATATGAGGAACAAAAATCCAAAGTACCAACAGAACTATGGGCAGAACTAGCACAGAAAATGGCTGGTGTCCATGAGGAAACAATATCTTCTGCGTTCTCTCAA ATGCTGGTAATTGCTTCCACAGAGCCCTGCAGCCTCCGCCTCTCCGATCCTCCACGCACCACTGACATTCAAAGTCCTCTAGCCAGCGGCTTGCGCACTATACCCCTGAGACCAATGCCTAAATCCCACGCTGGCTTGCCTCCTCCGGTGATAATTCTGTCTGGACGAGCATGTAAAACCCCTGAGTCACATGGAAAGGATCCAACTTCCAACCCCTCTGGCCaaagcaccacagtgacatctcCCTCTTCCACTGCTGAAGAGGAGCATA ACACTGATCAGCCAGATAAACAACCCGAAAGTGGACAGTCTGAGCAAGCCTGGCAATATAGACCAATGGGGATGAAGAATGTAGTGGATTTTGAAAAGATATACCAATTTATGAGCAACATCATTCTCAAAAAACATGCACAGCCTCTTACTGCTATGG AAAGTGCAGTGCTTTTGGACCTGTTGATGTCTTTGCCTGAAGAGCTCCCCTTGCTGGACTGTAAGGAACTGCAGCATCATCTGCTTCAAGTTCACGCCCGTCTGAACACACCGGCAGTGAGTCTGACCACAGATCAGGGACCTGCAGTTGCTAATTCAGCTTCAATTAGAGTAACAGATCAGCAAACCTCCAGAGCTGAGCCGCATGCTAAAGGACCTGATGTTTCTTTACAAACACAGAGTGTACACTCTACAGGGGAAGAGAGTGTTCAAACGGGAGCAGTAACTGAGCAAGTGAATGTTACAGAATCACCATTAGCTGCTGATGATTTACCAGGAAAGTCATCTCCAATAAAGCTGTCAAAAGAGAAAGGTGATTGGACCACTGCTGGCCTGTGTCCACTAAACCCATTCATGGTGCCGGTAGCCCTTCTGAAACGGCAGTAA
- the snapc2 gene encoding snRNA-activating protein complex subunit 2 isoform X1 yields the protein MKPPSRRRITPSRFLELKRTEPVSRFRPGCHRMEQRSLLCALKQQNRLNSELDFLALRKKVPKWSLFQIQNMIKFLRKCVVQRVYLQVKKQRYEEQKSKVPTELWAELAQKMAGVHEETISSAFSQMLVIASTEPCSLRLSDPPRTTDIQSPLASGLRTIPLRPMPKSHAGLPPPVIILSGRACKTPESHGKDPTSNPSGQSTTVTSPSSTAEEEHSELKQKTEADKDPAMPSTSTTPKSLLSQPISKPTAPVSDSSAVSISAPSLQPDTDQPDKQPESGQSEQAWQYRPMGMKNVVDFEKIYQFMSNIILKKHAQPLTAMESAVLLDLLMSLPEELPLLDCKELQHHLLQVHARLNTPAVSLTTDQGPAVANSASIRVTDQQTSRAEPHAKGPDVSLQTQSVHSTGEESVQTGAVTEQVNVTESPLAADDLPGKSSPIKLSKEKGDWTTAGLCPLNPFMVPVALLKRQ from the exons ATGAAGCCTCCATCCCGTCGCCGGATCACACCATCTCGTTTCTTAGAATTAAAGAGGACTGAACCAGTAAGCAGGTTTCGTCCTGGGTGTCATCGAATGGAGCAGAGGAGCCTCCTATGTGCCCTGAAACAACAGAACAGGTTAAATTCAGAATTAGATTTTTTGGCACTTCGAAAGAAAGTTCCCAAATGGTCTCTGTTTCAG ATACAGAACATGATAAAGTTTTTAAGGAAGTGTGTGGTGCAGCGGGTGTATCTGCAGGTCAAAAAACAGAGATATGAGGAACAAAAATCCAAAGTACCAACAGAACTATGGGCAGAACTAGCACAGAAAATGGCTGGTGTCCATGAGGAAACAATATCTTCTGCGTTCTCTCAA ATGCTGGTAATTGCTTCCACAGAGCCCTGCAGCCTCCGCCTCTCCGATCCTCCACGCACCACTGACATTCAAAGTCCTCTAGCCAGCGGCTTGCGCACTATACCCCTGAGACCAATGCCTAAATCCCACGCTGGCTTGCCTCCTCCGGTGATAATTCTGTCTGGACGAGCATGTAAAACCCCTGAGTCACATGGAAAGGATCCAACTTCCAACCCCTCTGGCCaaagcaccacagtgacatctcCCTCTTCCACTGCTGAAGAGGAGCATAGTGAGTTAAAGCAAAAAACTGAGGCAGACAAAGACCCTGCCATGCCATCCACATCAACCACACCTAAATCACTCCTCAGTCAACCTATCTCAAAGCCAACAGCACCAGTGTCTGATTCAAGTGCTGTTTCTATTTCTGCACCCTCGCTCCAACCAGACACTGATCAGCCAGATAAACAACCCGAAAGTGGACAGTCTGAGCAAGCCTGGCAATATAGACCAATGGGGATGAAGAATGTAGTGGATTTTGAAAAGATATACCAATTTATGAGCAACATCATTCTCAAAAAACATGCACAGCCTCTTACTGCTATGG AAAGTGCAGTGCTTTTGGACCTGTTGATGTCTTTGCCTGAAGAGCTCCCCTTGCTGGACTGTAAGGAACTGCAGCATCATCTGCTTCAAGTTCACGCCCGTCTGAACACACCGGCAGTGAGTCTGACCACAGATCAGGGACCTGCAGTTGCTAATTCAGCTTCAATTAGAGTAACAGATCAGCAAACCTCCAGAGCTGAGCCGCATGCTAAAGGACCTGATGTTTCTTTACAAACACAGAGTGTACACTCTACAGGGGAAGAGAGTGTTCAAACGGGAGCAGTAACTGAGCAAGTGAATGTTACAGAATCACCATTAGCTGCTGATGATTTACCAGGAAAGTCATCTCCAATAAAGCTGTCAAAAGAGAAAGGTGATTGGACCACTGCTGGCCTGTGTCCACTAAACCCATTCATGGTGCCGGTAGCCCTTCTGAAACGGCAGTAA
- the snapc2 gene encoding snRNA-activating protein complex subunit 2 isoform X3 — protein MCPETTEQIQNMIKFLRKCVVQRVYLQVKKQRYEEQKSKVPTELWAELAQKMAGVHEETISSAFSQMLVIASTEPCSLRLSDPPRTTDIQSPLASGLRTIPLRPMPKSHAGLPPPVIILSGRACKTPESHGKDPTSNPSGQSTTVTSPSSTAEEEHSELKQKTEADKDPAMPSTSTTPKSLLSQPISKPTAPVSDSSAVSISAPSLQPDTDQPDKQPESGQSEQAWQYRPMGMKNVVDFEKIYQFMSNIILKKHAQPLTAMESAVLLDLLMSLPEELPLLDCKELQHHLLQVHARLNTPAVSLTTDQGPAVANSASIRVTDQQTSRAEPHAKGPDVSLQTQSVHSTGEESVQTGAVTEQVNVTESPLAADDLPGKSSPIKLSKEKGDWTTAGLCPLNPFMVPVALLKRQ, from the exons ATGTGCCCTGAAACAACAGAACAG ATACAGAACATGATAAAGTTTTTAAGGAAGTGTGTGGTGCAGCGGGTGTATCTGCAGGTCAAAAAACAGAGATATGAGGAACAAAAATCCAAAGTACCAACAGAACTATGGGCAGAACTAGCACAGAAAATGGCTGGTGTCCATGAGGAAACAATATCTTCTGCGTTCTCTCAA ATGCTGGTAATTGCTTCCACAGAGCCCTGCAGCCTCCGCCTCTCCGATCCTCCACGCACCACTGACATTCAAAGTCCTCTAGCCAGCGGCTTGCGCACTATACCCCTGAGACCAATGCCTAAATCCCACGCTGGCTTGCCTCCTCCGGTGATAATTCTGTCTGGACGAGCATGTAAAACCCCTGAGTCACATGGAAAGGATCCAACTTCCAACCCCTCTGGCCaaagcaccacagtgacatctcCCTCTTCCACTGCTGAAGAGGAGCATAGTGAGTTAAAGCAAAAAACTGAGGCAGACAAAGACCCTGCCATGCCATCCACATCAACCACACCTAAATCACTCCTCAGTCAACCTATCTCAAAGCCAACAGCACCAGTGTCTGATTCAAGTGCTGTTTCTATTTCTGCACCCTCGCTCCAACCAGACACTGATCAGCCAGATAAACAACCCGAAAGTGGACAGTCTGAGCAAGCCTGGCAATATAGACCAATGGGGATGAAGAATGTAGTGGATTTTGAAAAGATATACCAATTTATGAGCAACATCATTCTCAAAAAACATGCACAGCCTCTTACTGCTATGG AAAGTGCAGTGCTTTTGGACCTGTTGATGTCTTTGCCTGAAGAGCTCCCCTTGCTGGACTGTAAGGAACTGCAGCATCATCTGCTTCAAGTTCACGCCCGTCTGAACACACCGGCAGTGAGTCTGACCACAGATCAGGGACCTGCAGTTGCTAATTCAGCTTCAATTAGAGTAACAGATCAGCAAACCTCCAGAGCTGAGCCGCATGCTAAAGGACCTGATGTTTCTTTACAAACACAGAGTGTACACTCTACAGGGGAAGAGAGTGTTCAAACGGGAGCAGTAACTGAGCAAGTGAATGTTACAGAATCACCATTAGCTGCTGATGATTTACCAGGAAAGTCATCTCCAATAAAGCTGTCAAAAGAGAAAGGTGATTGGACCACTGCTGGCCTGTGTCCACTAAACCCATTCATGGTGCCGGTAGCCCTTCTGAAACGGCAGTAA